From one Suicoccus acidiformans genomic stretch:
- a CDS encoding lactate/malate family dehydrogenase produces MKTQKLGIIGLGHVGEHVLAYASQSELFGEIVTIDINEDKAFGEALDQRHATGLFTRNNINIYQGNYSNLKDADIIIICATYVYDDGRILADRQALIGDNASIIRDIMRQITEVTQEAILIFITNPADTVTFMAASEFNYPQERIMSTGCMLDTARFKQILGEHYGVDPKSVSAYMIGEHGYTAVPVLSKTTIAGIPYEDLPNHFPDVEHWDADTIQEKVVQSAYEVLNAKTGVTNAAIGQVAFELAKAVLLDEKAIFSVSTTFTEGEYGASAPLCFATPTVVGRNGWEKRFIVPLNDWEEAKMQTSIDSILANIELAKESK; encoded by the coding sequence ATGAAAACACAAAAGTTAGGCATTATCGGCCTAGGTCATGTCGGTGAACACGTACTTGCCTACGCCAGTCAATCTGAATTGTTCGGCGAAATCGTTACCATCGATATTAATGAAGACAAAGCCTTCGGAGAAGCCTTAGACCAAAGACATGCAACCGGCTTATTTACACGCAATAACATTAATATTTACCAAGGGAATTACAGCAATTTAAAAGATGCGGACATCATTATTATTTGCGCCACCTACGTCTACGACGATGGCCGGATTCTGGCCGACCGCCAAGCTTTAATCGGGGACAATGCCTCAATCATCCGTGATATTATGCGCCAAATTACCGAGGTGACCCAAGAGGCTATCTTAATATTCATCACAAACCCAGCAGATACCGTCACCTTTATGGCGGCAAGTGAATTCAACTATCCCCAAGAGCGCATTATGAGTACCGGCTGTATGTTGGATACAGCTCGCTTTAAGCAAATCCTCGGCGAGCACTATGGGGTTGATCCTAAGTCCGTCTCAGCCTATATGATTGGTGAGCATGGTTATACGGCGGTACCCGTCCTCAGCAAGACAACAATTGCCGGAATCCCCTATGAAGACCTACCTAATCACTTCCCAGATGTAGAACATTGGGACGCTGATACCATTCAAGAAAAAGTCGTCCAATCTGCTTACGAAGTCTTAAATGCCAAGACTGGCGTGACCAATGCTGCCATTGGTCAAGTCGCTTTTGAATTAGCCAAAGCTGTCCTATTGGATGAGAAAGCTATCTTCTCAGTAAGTACCACCTTTACCGAAGGCGAATACGGTGCAAGCGCCCCGCTTTGCTTTGCTACTCCAACAGTTGTTGGACGCAATGGTTGGGAGAAACGTTTCATTGTACCTTTGAATGATTGGGAAGAAGCTAAGATGCAAACGTCCATCGACAGCATCCTTGCCAATATTGAACTAGCTAAAGAAAGCAAATAA
- a CDS encoding pyridoxamine kinase, whose translation MQKVLIVHDISCYGKCSTTVALPILSAMELTGTLLPTALLSTHTGPGFENFTFLDLTQEMRKIVDHWISIDLKFQAIYIGYLGNVEQIHFLQEVYPHILAEGGKVYLDPVMADNGKFYHGFDQTYADEMIHLARLADVVMPNLTEAAFIYGTPYQAGKLSSEFLTKVADTIQADTDASIVLTGAGIDEAAGLTGTYFRDSQSGTSGLAQAKLISGSFHGTGDIFGSILVGSLMQGASLETATTYATEMLPIMLETSLNNPNIIQDGLDFERYSGELNQFARQLQA comes from the coding sequence ATGCAGAAAGTTTTAATTGTTCATGATATATCTTGTTACGGTAAATGTTCCACAACCGTTGCCTTGCCTATTCTCAGTGCAATGGAATTGACCGGAACACTTTTGCCGACGGCCTTGTTATCCACACACACTGGACCCGGTTTCGAGAATTTCACCTTTCTTGATTTAACCCAAGAAATGCGTAAGATTGTTGACCACTGGATCAGTATTGACTTAAAGTTCCAAGCAATTTATATCGGTTATTTAGGTAATGTTGAGCAAATTCATTTCCTTCAGGAGGTTTACCCGCACATCTTGGCAGAAGGTGGCAAAGTATATCTCGATCCTGTCATGGCTGATAATGGTAAGTTCTACCATGGCTTTGACCAAACTTATGCAGATGAAATGATTCACCTGGCCCGGCTTGCTGATGTAGTGATGCCCAACTTGACCGAAGCAGCCTTTATTTACGGCACACCTTACCAAGCAGGTAAGCTCAGCTCGGAATTTCTCACAAAAGTTGCTGACACAATTCAAGCTGATACGGATGCGTCGATTGTCTTAACTGGAGCAGGCATCGATGAAGCAGCTGGCCTTACTGGCACTTACTTTAGAGACAGCCAGTCAGGTACTTCCGGCTTAGCCCAAGCGAAATTAATTAGTGGAAGCTTCCATGGAACGGGTGATATCTTCGGTTCTATCCTCGTTGGCAGCTTAATGCAAGGTGCAAGTCTTGAAACAGCTACAACCTACGCTACAGAGATGCTCCCAATCATGCTAGAAACCTCTTTAAATAATCCGAATATCATTCAAGATGGCCTCGATTTCGAACGATATTCAGGTGAGTTAAACCAATTCGCCCGCCAATTACAAGCCTAG
- the leuD gene encoding 3-isopropylmalate dehydratase small subunit has translation MKPFTVHKGRLVALMNDGINTDQLMPSRYLSHIEKKGFGKFLFANWRYLDDEESVPNPDFPLNYPEHQGASILVAGDNFAGGSSREHAVWGLMDYGFRVVIAGNYNDIFYNNSLQNGLLAITLPKEERVALSELPPETEITVNLETQTIETPEATYHFDINQENRHKLLHGIDDITQTLEYDGVISAYEHKWNDFYQPQDRAERQA, from the coding sequence ATGAAGCCATTTACAGTGCATAAGGGTCGTTTAGTTGCTTTAATGAATGATGGGATTAATACGGATCAATTAATGCCTAGTCGCTATTTAAGTCATATTGAAAAGAAGGGGTTTGGTAAGTTCCTTTTCGCAAACTGGCGGTATTTGGATGACGAAGAGAGTGTGCCGAATCCTGACTTTCCCCTCAATTATCCCGAACATCAAGGGGCATCGATCTTAGTTGCGGGGGATAATTTCGCAGGGGGTTCCTCAAGAGAACACGCTGTATGGGGCTTGATGGATTATGGCTTCCGGGTAGTTATCGCAGGGAATTATAATGATATCTTCTACAATAATAGCCTGCAGAATGGTTTGCTGGCAATTACCTTACCGAAAGAAGAGCGCGTCGCCCTGAGCGAATTGCCACCTGAGACAGAGATTACTGTCAATCTGGAAACACAAACCATTGAAACGCCTGAGGCAACTTATCACTTTGATATTAACCAGGAGAACCGCCATAAACTCTTGCACGGCATTGATGATATCACCCAAACTTTGGAGTATGACGGCGTTATTTCAGCTTATGAACATAAGTGGAATGACTTCTACCAACCTCAAGATCGTGCAGAAAGGCAAGCGTAA
- the leuC gene encoding 3-isopropylmalate dehydratase large subunit: MGKTLYDKVWQTHVLAGEEGESQLIYIDLHMIHEVTSPQGFESLRTEGRHLRAPEKTIATVDHNNPTVDIWNVEDALSRQQIATLERNCKDFNVELMDYGGADQGIVHMVGPELGATQPGKTIVCGDSHTATHGAFGAIAFGIGSSEVEHVFATQCLWQKKLKTLGVKVTGELQKGVYSKDIILHLIHTYGADFGAGYAMEFFGDTIDNLSMEARMTMCNMGIEFGSKVTMIAPDEKTYEYLKGRRKAPVAFDEAVEYWQTLYTDEDAEYDAYIEIDVSDLAPYVTWGTTPAMGLEFGEAFPEASDHNIERAYEYMELEAGQTAEDIPLEYVFVGSCTNARLEDLVEGAKYLKGRKVADHITAVVVPGSRRVKLEAEAMGLADQYIEAGFEWREPGCSACISMNGDTIPPFMHCASTTNRNFEGRQGPNSRTHLCSPAMAVLAAVKGKFYDTRLDDQEVKSHEAIYSA, translated from the coding sequence ATGGGAAAAACACTTTACGATAAAGTTTGGCAGACGCATGTCTTAGCCGGTGAAGAAGGTGAGTCGCAACTTATCTATATTGACTTGCATATGATTCACGAAGTGACGTCGCCTCAAGGCTTTGAAAGCCTACGTACGGAAGGCCGCCATTTGCGTGCACCTGAGAAGACGATTGCAACCGTTGACCATAATAATCCGACGGTCGATATTTGGAATGTAGAGGACGCTTTATCACGTCAGCAAATCGCAACTTTGGAGCGCAACTGTAAAGACTTCAATGTTGAATTGATGGATTATGGCGGGGCAGATCAAGGAATTGTGCATATGGTCGGCCCTGAACTTGGCGCAACTCAGCCTGGCAAGACGATTGTTTGTGGGGATTCCCATACGGCAACACACGGCGCCTTCGGTGCCATTGCTTTTGGCATCGGCTCCTCTGAAGTTGAGCATGTCTTTGCCACCCAATGTTTATGGCAGAAGAAATTGAAGACCTTAGGTGTTAAAGTAACCGGTGAACTCCAAAAAGGTGTTTACTCGAAAGATATTATCTTGCACTTAATTCACACCTATGGTGCAGACTTTGGGGCAGGTTATGCGATGGAATTCTTCGGGGATACGATTGACAACTTATCGATGGAAGCACGTATGACCATGTGTAATATGGGAATCGAATTCGGCTCGAAAGTAACGATGATTGCCCCAGATGAGAAGACGTATGAATATCTTAAGGGACGCAGGAAAGCGCCGGTTGCTTTTGATGAGGCGGTTGAATACTGGCAGACGCTTTATACGGATGAGGATGCAGAATATGACGCCTATATCGAAATTGATGTGTCTGATTTAGCCCCTTACGTCACTTGGGGTACGACGCCTGCCATGGGCTTAGAGTTCGGCGAGGCCTTCCCGGAAGCTAGTGACCATAATATTGAGCGAGCTTATGAGTATATGGAACTTGAAGCAGGCCAAACGGCTGAGGATATTCCTCTAGAATATGTCTTCGTCGGCTCATGTACCAATGCTCGCTTGGAGGACTTGGTAGAGGGAGCGAAGTATTTAAAAGGCCGTAAAGTAGCGGACCATATTACGGCTGTCGTGGTACCAGGCAGTCGCCGGGTTAAGTTGGAAGCTGAGGCAATGGGACTGGCCGACCAGTATATCGAAGCGGGCTTTGAATGGCGTGAACCGGGTTGTTCAGCTTGTATCTCAATGAATGGCGATACAATTCCTCCATTCATGCACTGTGCTTCAACAACGAACCGCAACTTTGAAGGGCGGCAAGGGCCGAATTCCCGCACCCATTTGTGTAGTCCGGCGATGGCCGTATTGGCGGCTGTGAAAGGTAAATTCTATGATACACGTCTCGATGATCAGGAGGTTAAAAGCCATGAAGCCATTTACAGTGCATAA
- a CDS encoding 3-isopropylmalate dehydratase small subunit translates to MKQIKGGVMPFIKDGLTTTDILPQTAYAKLSQEPAESLLFDKFRYFPGLPKKPRPDFVMNQTTYQDASLLVLGDDIGAGKFVDETALAMKKYGFKAVIAGSFAEDFAAALAERGVLPVALPKEQRQGLAQETEPVVIDIEKLAIQTASGDCMLFALDEAWQRRFLTDMDTIDQTLALYGDKIAAFEASRPIYMK, encoded by the coding sequence GTGAAGCAAATCAAAGGAGGCGTGATGCCTTTTATCAAGGATGGGCTAACAACTACGGATATTCTGCCCCAGACTGCCTATGCCAAGCTCTCACAAGAGCCAGCAGAATCCTTGCTTTTCGATAAGTTTCGCTATTTCCCTGGCCTCCCTAAGAAACCTCGTCCCGATTTTGTAATGAACCAAACGACCTATCAAGATGCGTCACTTTTAGTCTTAGGTGATGATATTGGCGCAGGAAAGTTTGTCGATGAGACAGCCTTGGCGATGAAGAAATATGGTTTTAAGGCGGTCATTGCGGGGAGCTTTGCCGAGGATTTTGCGGCTGCTTTAGCTGAGCGCGGTGTCTTGCCGGTTGCTTTGCCTAAGGAACAGAGACAAGGTTTGGCCCAAGAAACTGAGCCAGTGGTTATTGATATTGAAAAGCTAGCGATACAAACTGCCTCCGGTGATTGCATGCTTTTTGCCTTAGATGAAGCTTGGCAAAGACGCTTCTTAACAGATATGGACACGATTGATCAAACGCTTGCTTTATATGGGGATAAGATTGCGGCTTTTGAAGCGAGTCGCCCTATTTATATGAAGTAG
- the leuB gene encoding 3-isopropylmalate dehydrogenase: protein MHKIVTLPGDGIGPEIMASALEILQAATAGTDFTYEVTEMPFGGAGIDAKGHPFPEETQAALQTADAILLGAIGGPQWHDASVTPEQGLLQMRALLGLYANVRPVRLADSLVHLSPLKEERVKGTDMVIVRELIGGIYFGKPKYREGDEAFDTMYYNRGMIERIARYAFEVAQTRRGHVTSVDKANVLANSRLWRETVNEVAQDYPDVQVEHLYVDAAAMKLITKPTDFDVILTENLFGDILSDEASVIPGSLGLLPSASISAEQAALYEPIHGSAPDIAGQALANPMSMILSVTMMLRQSFGEEVLADRIEEACQAVMAEGIFTKDLGGQASTTDFTQAVIRKLQEG, encoded by the coding sequence ATGCATAAGATTGTAACACTACCAGGAGACGGCATTGGGCCTGAAATTATGGCCAGTGCCTTGGAGATTCTCCAAGCAGCGACAGCAGGAACCGACTTTACCTATGAAGTTACTGAAATGCCCTTTGGCGGTGCAGGTATTGACGCTAAAGGCCACCCTTTCCCAGAAGAAACACAAGCTGCTTTACAAACGGCTGATGCAATCCTCCTTGGGGCTATTGGTGGTCCCCAGTGGCATGATGCAAGTGTAACCCCGGAACAAGGCTTATTGCAGATGCGTGCCTTACTCGGCCTATATGCGAATGTTCGTCCAGTCCGTTTGGCCGACTCTTTAGTGCATTTATCTCCTTTGAAAGAAGAGCGGGTTAAAGGGACCGATATGGTCATTGTTCGCGAACTCATCGGCGGCATTTACTTCGGTAAGCCGAAATACCGCGAAGGTGATGAGGCTTTCGATACAATGTATTATAACCGCGGAATGATTGAGCGGATTGCGCGTTACGCCTTTGAAGTGGCTCAGACTCGCCGAGGTCATGTAACGTCTGTGGATAAGGCTAATGTCTTAGCTAATAGTCGTTTATGGCGGGAGACGGTTAATGAAGTTGCCCAAGACTATCCAGATGTTCAAGTGGAGCATTTATATGTGGATGCAGCGGCCATGAAATTAATTACGAAGCCAACTGATTTTGACGTGATTTTGACAGAGAATTTATTTGGCGATATCTTAAGTGATGAAGCATCCGTCATCCCAGGGTCTCTAGGTTTACTGCCGAGCGCAAGTATTAGTGCTGAACAGGCAGCCTTATACGAGCCGATTCATGGCTCTGCTCCGGATATTGCCGGGCAAGCCTTAGCTAACCCGATGTCGATGATTTTATCGGTGACGATGATGCTCAGGCAGTCCTTTGGTGAGGAAGTCCTTGCTGATCGAATTGAAGAAGCTTGCCAAGCAGTGATGGCTGAAGGAATTTTCACAAAAGATTTAGGGGGCCAGGCTTCCACTACGGACTTTACTCAGGCAGTCATTAGGAAACTTCAGGAGGGATAA
- a CDS encoding 2-isopropylmalate synthase, with amino-acid sequence MKENYVYFLDTSLRDGEQTPGVNFNTQDKVQIALQLEAWGIDVIEAGFPVTSQGDFEAVQAIGKAVKKATVAGLARCNKHDIDRCYEALEDVPNRQIHVFIATSPIHREAKLNMTKEEILDSIKEHVAYAREKFDLVQFSPEDATRTEWDYLSEVVETAIQSGASIINIPDTVGYTNPTEYGQLFKHLQDTVPSFDQAIFSSHCHDDLGMATANALAAIENGARRVEGTVNGIGERAGNTALEEVAVALHIRKDFYVMETGIVLSETKQTSDLVSRLAGMPVPRNKAVIGGNAYAHESGIHQDGVLKNPETYEIITPQLVGVSGNDLPLGKLSGRHAFVDRMEQLGFEMSDKEHVNELFKQFKDLADKKKLVTTTDLYALAQGQDISDRARFELERLQVQFLEDGKHIATVSVHDSQKDKMLLNTGEGPGSVEAIYNTINEMLGIEVRLTDYYVDAISKGADSQAQVHVAIETPEGFVFNGTGIDFDVLIASGKAYLHALTFYEGVQHA; translated from the coding sequence ATGAAAGAGAATTACGTATATTTCTTGGACACATCACTTAGAGATGGTGAGCAGACACCGGGCGTTAATTTTAATACACAAGACAAAGTGCAAATTGCCCTTCAGTTGGAAGCCTGGGGCATTGATGTCATTGAAGCAGGTTTCCCGGTCACGTCCCAAGGAGATTTCGAGGCCGTTCAAGCTATCGGTAAAGCAGTCAAGAAAGCAACCGTTGCCGGGTTAGCGCGTTGTAATAAGCACGACATCGACCGGTGCTATGAAGCTTTGGAAGATGTGCCGAATCGTCAAATTCATGTCTTTATTGCAACCAGTCCGATTCACCGGGAAGCGAAATTGAATATGACGAAAGAAGAAATACTGGATTCGATCAAGGAACATGTGGCCTATGCACGGGAGAAATTCGACTTAGTCCAATTCTCGCCTGAAGATGCAACACGTACAGAGTGGGATTACTTGAGTGAAGTAGTGGAGACGGCTATTCAATCTGGGGCCAGCATCATCAATATCCCAGATACTGTCGGCTATACGAATCCAACTGAGTACGGGCAATTGTTCAAACATTTACAAGACACCGTACCGTCTTTTGACCAAGCTATCTTCTCTTCTCATTGCCATGATGATTTGGGAATGGCAACGGCCAATGCCTTGGCAGCGATTGAGAACGGGGCCCGCCGGGTTGAGGGAACAGTGAATGGCATTGGTGAACGAGCAGGCAACACGGCCTTGGAAGAAGTCGCCGTAGCCTTACACATTCGCAAAGACTTCTACGTTATGGAAACAGGGATTGTATTATCTGAGACGAAACAAACCAGTGATTTGGTTAGTCGCTTGGCGGGGATGCCTGTACCAAGAAATAAAGCGGTGATTGGTGGGAATGCTTATGCCCATGAATCTGGCATTCATCAAGATGGTGTCTTGAAGAATCCAGAAACCTATGAAATTATCACTCCGCAATTAGTGGGTGTCTCAGGCAATGACTTGCCACTTGGTAAATTGTCAGGCCGTCACGCCTTTGTCGACCGTATGGAGCAATTAGGCTTTGAAATGTCTGATAAAGAACATGTGAACGAACTCTTCAAGCAATTTAAAGACTTAGCGGATAAGAAGAAATTGGTGACGACAACCGACTTATATGCTTTGGCTCAAGGACAAGATATTTCTGACCGGGCACGCTTTGAGTTGGAACGCTTGCAAGTCCAGTTCCTTGAAGACGGTAAACATATCGCAACCGTATCTGTCCACGATTCTCAAAAGGATAAGATGTTACTGAATACAGGCGAAGGGCCTGGTTCAGTCGAAGCTATTTACAATACGATTAATGAAATGTTAGGTATTGAGGTGCGTTTAACTGATTACTATGTGGATGCAATTTCCAAGGGGGCCGATTCCCAGGCACAAGTTCACGTAGCAATTGAAACACCAGAAGGCTTCGTCTTTAACGGTACTGGGATTGACTTTGATGTCTTGATTGCTTCTGGCAAGGCGTATCTACATGCCTTAACTTTCTATGAGGGGGTTCAGCATGCATAA